From Zingiber officinale cultivar Zhangliang chromosome 5B, Zo_v1.1, whole genome shotgun sequence, the proteins below share one genomic window:
- the LOC121987945 gene encoding truncated transcription factor CAULIFLOWER A-like, with protein sequence MGRGRVQLKRIENKINRQVTFSKRRSGLLKKAHEISVLCDAEVAVIIFSAKGKLYEYSTDSSMKNILERYEQYCYAEKALVSSELECQGNWHQECVKLKAKFEVLSKSQRHLMGEQLDSLTLKELQQLENQLDNSLKHIRSRKNQVMSDSIAELVRKEKALQEQNKHLEKQIMEKQKAVALTQQLHWEQAQTRTSSPPPAFFMADHPNHGLNIGCYQGSTAMEEAVGAQVQINSSMLPPWMLTHLNG encoded by the exons ATGGGGAGGGGGAGGGTGCAGTTGAAGCGGATCGAGAACAAGATCAACCGGCAGGTGACGTTCTCGAAGCGGCGGTCGGGGTTGCTCAAGAAGGCGCACGAGATCTCCGTCCTCTGCGACGCTGAGGTCGCCGTCATCATCTTCTCCGCTAAGGGCAAGCTCTACGAGTACTCCACCGACTCCAG TATGAAAAACATTCTTGAACGTTACGAACAATATTGTTATGCAGAAAAGGCACTTGTATCATCAGAACTTGAATGCCAG GGTAATTGGCATCAAGAATGTGTCAAGCTTAAGGCTAAGTTTGAGGTTCTAAGTAAAAGTCAAAG GCATCTCATGGGAGAACAACTTGACTCCTTGACCCTCAAAGAACTCCAGCAACTGGAAAACCAACTAGACAATTCTTTGAAGCATATTCGGTCAAGAAAG AATCAAGTTATGTCTGATTCTATTGCGGAGCTTGTGAGGAAG GAAAAGGCACTGCAGGAGCAAAACAAACATCTAGAGAAGCAG ATCATGGAGAAGCAGAAGGCAGTGGCTCTCACCCAGCAACTGCACTGGGAACAAGCCCAGACAAGAACCTCCTCTCCACCACCAGCCTTTTTCATGGCTGATCATCCTAACCATGGCTTAAATATTGG ATGCTATCAAGGAAGTACAGCCATGGAAGAAGCTGTGGGGGCTCAGGTTCAGATCAACAGCAGCATGCTACCACCATGGATGCTGACCCATTTGAACGGGTAG